From the genome of Candidatus Goldiibacteriota bacterium HGW-Goldbacteria-1, one region includes:
- a CDS encoding two-component system response regulator, whose amino-acid sequence MSKFSFNGSQDIKLLLVEDEKSLAKYLQISLRDEAGNVFNVKNANYLNEALEIAGNEEFDVVLLDLNLPDSNGLDTLIKFRQRFPDIAIVILTGLEDKEFSLQAVKEGAQDYLVKGETEAGVLVRSIFYAIERNRFILDRRQGRLELEESYEKLKTISDGIILAMEKIVETRDPYTAGHQRRVAQLAKAIAIKLNLPKETINAIFIGGIIHDIGKIYVPAEILSKPGKLSTIEFSIIKTHPQVGYDILKNINFPFPVDKIVFQHHERMDGSGYPLGLQQDEIMIEAKIISVADVMEAMASIRPYRAALGAEAALNEIKTNRGKLYYSDAVDACVELFEKDNFTFDK is encoded by the coding sequence ATGTCAAAATTTTCTTTTAACGGCAGCCAGGATATAAAACTTCTTCTTGTTGAAGATGAAAAGAGCCTTGCCAAATACCTTCAGATATCCCTGCGGGATGAAGCCGGGAATGTGTTCAATGTAAAAAATGCCAATTATCTTAATGAAGCGCTGGAAATCGCGGGAAACGAAGAATTTGACGTGGTGCTTCTTGATTTGAACCTGCCTGACAGCAATGGTTTGGATACTCTTATCAAATTCAGGCAGAGATTTCCTGATATAGCCATTGTTATCTTAACCGGTTTGGAAGATAAGGAGTTTTCTTTACAGGCGGTCAAAGAAGGGGCGCAGGACTATCTTGTTAAAGGCGAAACAGAGGCAGGCGTTCTTGTAAGGTCAATTTTTTACGCCATTGAAAGAAACAGGTTTATTCTGGACCGCAGACAGGGGCGGCTTGAACTTGAAGAAAGCTATGAAAAATTAAAGACAATATCAGACGGAATAATTCTGGCAATGGAAAAGATAGTGGAGACCCGTGACCCCTACACGGCAGGGCATCAGCGCAGGGTCGCACAGCTTGCAAAAGCAATAGCCATAAAACTAAACCTTCCCAAAGAAACCATAAATGCTATTTTTATCGGCGGCATCATTCATGATATAGGCAAGATTTATGTCCCTGCGGAGATTTTATCCAAGCCCGGGAAACTGTCCACAATAGAATTCAGTATTATAAAAACACATCCGCAGGTTGGGTATGACATTTTAAAGAACATCAATTTTCCTTTTCCTGTTGATAAAATAGTGTTTCAGCACCACGAAAGAATGGATGGCAGCGGTTATCCGCTTGGGCTGCAGCAGGATGAAATAATGATAGAAGCAAAGATAATAAGCGTGGCAGATGTAATGGAAGCAATGGCTTCGATAAGGCCATACAGGGCGGCACTTGGCGCTGAAGCTGCTTTGAATGAGATAAAAACCAACAGAGGAAAACTGTATTACAGCGATGCCGTGGATGCCTGTGTGGAATTGTTTGAAAAGGATAATTTTACATTTGACAAGTAA
- a CDS encoding D-arabinose 5-phosphate isomerase, with translation MDIIKEAQKVLAMEAKEIISAKKRLGKDFKKAVEVLGACKGKVVVSGIGKSGLVGQKISATMASMGTPAVFLHPVEAAHGDMGIFMKGDVVIMLSQSGETEEVINILPALGRLNIPIIAITGKKNSSLAKSAVCVLSSSVEEEACPLNLAPTCSTTVQLALGDALAVVLLNMKNFKKEDFAMLHPGGSLGKKLVLKVKDIMHSGDSIPSIDEKAVLKEGLLVMTAGRFGCVAVTGVKGKLAGIFTDGDLRRLLEKQANPFMMKMSEVMVKNPKIISEEDLVMKALAVMEEKSITVLLAVSKDGKPAGIIHLHDILKSGVV, from the coding sequence ATGGACATAATTAAAGAAGCGCAAAAAGTACTGGCGATGGAAGCTAAAGAAATAATATCGGCAAAGAAAAGGCTTGGAAAAGATTTTAAAAAAGCGGTTGAGGTATTAGGCGCGTGTAAAGGAAAAGTGGTGGTATCCGGAATAGGCAAGTCCGGCCTTGTGGGGCAGAAAATATCCGCCACAATGGCCTCCATGGGCACGCCTGCTGTTTTTCTTCATCCGGTAGAGGCCGCTCACGGGGATATGGGAATTTTTATGAAAGGCGATGTTGTCATAATGCTGTCGCAGAGCGGCGAAACCGAAGAGGTAATAAACATTCTTCCCGCTTTAGGCAGGCTTAATATTCCAATAATTGCCATAACCGGCAAGAAGAATTCTTCGCTTGCAAAATCAGCCGTGTGCGTGCTTAGCTCTTCTGTTGAAGAAGAAGCATGCCCGCTTAACCTTGCGCCCACATGTTCCACCACGGTACAGCTGGCCCTTGGCGACGCGCTTGCGGTTGTGCTTTTAAACATGAAAAACTTTAAGAAAGAGGATTTCGCCATGCTTCATCCGGGCGGTTCGCTTGGAAAAAAGCTTGTGCTTAAGGTAAAAGACATAATGCATTCCGGGGACAGCATTCCGTCAATTGATGAAAAAGCGGTATTAAAAGAGGGGCTGCTTGTAATGACCGCGGGAAGGTTTGGCTGTGTGGCGGTAACCGGCGTAAAAGGAAAGCTTGCCGGCATTTTTACAGACGGCGATTTAAGGCGCCTGCTGGAAAAACAGGCCAACCCGTTTATGATGAAAATGTCGGAAGTAATGGTAAAAAATCCTAAAATAATATCCGAAGAAGACCTTGTAATGAAAGCCCTTGCGGTGATGGAAGAAAAATCAATTACAGTGCTGCTTGCGGTGTCAAAGGACGGGAAACCTGCGGGCATTATTCACCTTCATGATATATTAAAGTCAGGGGTTGTTTAA
- a CDS encoding N-acetyltransferase has translation MISVREIKETDNLFLEEMLYQMVFFESPELKPPPEKLINIPEIRRYIRYIKDYGSGIISLDKNEPTGAAWYILFPDNDRGYGFLDSNTPEISMAVKESCRNKGIGTLLLKELIALACGKGFKNLSLSVDMKNPSVRLYERMGFKKIRQNKTDWVMMLEI, from the coding sequence ATGATTAGTGTCAGGGAAATAAAGGAAACAGACAATTTATTTCTTGAAGAAATGTTGTATCAGATGGTTTTTTTTGAAAGTCCCGAGCTGAAACCGCCGCCTGAAAAACTGATAAACATTCCGGAAATAAGAAGATATATCAGGTATATTAAAGATTACGGCAGCGGAATAATTTCTTTGGATAAAAATGAACCTACAGGCGCTGCGTGGTATATTCTTTTTCCTGACAATGACAGGGGATATGGTTTTTTGGACTCCAACACTCCGGAAATTTCTATGGCGGTTAAGGAGAGCTGCAGGAATAAAGGTATTGGGACATTGCTGTTAAAAGAACTGATTGCTTTAGCCTGCGGCAAAGGGTTTAAAAATTTATCATTAAGTGTGGATATGAAAAACCCGTCTGTAAGGCTTTATGAAAGAATGGGTTTTAAAAAGATAAGACAAAACAAGACTGATTGGGTAATGATGCTGGAAATATAA
- a CDS encoding phenylphosphate carboxylase subunit delta: MAALKKNKKLSKIKLICLDVDGVLTNGGIIIGSNNTEFKQYNVKDGTGISLGRHAGLQFAIISGRHSEAIEIRAKELKITHVYQGALNKLSPYQDLKKKLKLDDAQVCFIGDEIIDIPVMRRCGFAAAPADSANEAKKEADYVCKKNGGQGCVREVIDMVLKARGLWDAAVKGYLNDEDEAEGI, translated from the coding sequence GTGGCAGCCTTAAAAAAAAATAAGAAACTTTCAAAGATAAAGCTTATCTGCCTTGATGTGGACGGCGTGCTTACAAACGGCGGCATAATAATTGGCAGTAATAACACGGAATTCAAGCAGTATAACGTAAAGGACGGCACGGGAATTTCCCTTGGCCGCCACGCGGGGCTTCAGTTTGCCATAATCAGCGGCAGGCATTCAGAAGCAATAGAAATAAGGGCGAAAGAATTAAAAATAACGCACGTATATCAGGGGGCGCTGAACAAACTTTCCCCTTATCAGGACTTAAAGAAAAAACTTAAACTGGATGATGCGCAAGTGTGTTTTATAGGCGATGAAATAATTGATATACCTGTAATGCGCCGCTGCGGTTTTGCTGCGGCACCCGCGGATTCGGCAAACGAGGCAAAAAAAGAAGCTGATTATGTATGCAAAAAAAACGGCGGGCAGGGCTGCGTAAGGGAAGTAATTGACATGGTTCTTAAAGCGCGCGGCCTTTGGGACGCGGCGGTAAAAGGGTATCTTAACGATGAAGATGAAGCTGAAGGCATTTAG
- a CDS encoding TIGR00725 family protein, protein MGVIGGNTVGKKHYDAAYKTGQEIARRGAVLVCGGLAGVMEASCKGAKKEGGVTIGILPSKNKNTANKYVDIPVATGIGEARNTVIVNTADGFVAIDGKEGTLSEIAFALKAGKPVAGIDTYDIPAIMKCSTPEEAVEKVFLKLEGA, encoded by the coding sequence ATCGGAGTTATAGGCGGGAATACCGTCGGTAAAAAACATTACGATGCTGCATACAAGACAGGACAGGAAATAGCCAGGCGCGGCGCGGTTTTGGTGTGCGGCGGGCTGGCAGGAGTAATGGAAGCATCTTGTAAGGGCGCAAAAAAAGAGGGCGGAGTCACAATAGGCATACTGCCTTCAAAGAATAAAAATACGGCAAATAAATATGTGGACATACCTGTGGCAACGGGAATCGGCGAAGCCCGAAACACGGTTATAGTAAACACCGCGGACGGATTTGTGGCAATAGACGGCAAAGAAGGCACTTTATCTGAAATAGCTTTTGCGCTTAAAGCTGGAAAACCGGTGGCGGGAATTGATACTTACGACATACCGGCAATTATGAAATGCAGCACGCCGGAAGAAGCTGTGGAAAAGGTTTTTTTAAAACTTGAAGGAGCTTAA
- a CDS encoding ABC transporter permease, with translation MATKKKVKVQPAYMIEEPNYLFPKYELKNTGTRIIYSVWGFFVFLGAALVTIPFLWMLISSMLPLDRIYDPLPALVSKPDLSLDNFKKAWEIAPFTLYFMNSVIVAVCVVLGQVIISAMAAYSLSKLKPPMYSVLIILFLSTIMIPFETIAIPLYLYMRDFSIAGLMKINLINSYWALILPGLANAVNIFIFKSFFDKLPDDFVEAARVDGYSETGIFFNIIMPVSKPIIVVVGIMNFVNIWNSFFWPLIVTNEPGIYTLMLGIYKIIEEGQPWNIVMAAVTLSMIPTILIFAFFQRHIMKGVVFTSLQE, from the coding sequence ATGGCGACAAAAAAGAAAGTAAAAGTACAGCCGGCATATATGATAGAAGAACCGAATTATCTTTTTCCGAAGTATGAATTAAAAAATACGGGGACAAGGATAATTTATTCTGTATGGGGATTTTTTGTATTTCTTGGAGCGGCGCTGGTAACTATCCCATTCCTGTGGATGCTTATATCTTCAATGCTTCCTCTTGACCGTATTTATGACCCGCTGCCGGCGCTTGTATCAAAGCCGGACTTAAGCCTGGATAACTTTAAAAAAGCGTGGGAAATAGCCCCGTTTACATTATATTTTATGAACAGTGTGATAGTGGCTGTATGTGTGGTGTTAGGGCAGGTTATTATAAGCGCCATGGCCGCGTATTCGCTTTCCAAATTAAAGCCGCCTATGTATTCGGTGCTTATAATTTTGTTTCTATCCACAATCATGATACCGTTTGAAACCATAGCCATACCGCTTTACCTGTATATGAGGGATTTTTCAATAGCCGGTCTTATGAAAATTAACCTTATAAATTCCTACTGGGCTCTGATACTTCCGGGGCTTGCCAATGCGGTTAATATTTTCATATTTAAAAGTTTCTTTGACAAGCTTCCGGATGACTTTGTGGAAGCTGCAAGGGTTGACGGTTATTCGGAAACGGGAATATTCTTTAATATAATAATGCCGGTGTCAAAACCCATTATAGTTGTGGTGGGAATAATGAATTTTGTAAATATATGGAACTCTTTTTTCTGGCCGCTTATTGTAACAAACGAACCCGGCATATATACCCTTATGCTTGGTATATACAAAATAATAGAAGAGGGGCAGCCATGGAATATTGTAATGGCGGCTGTCACGCTTTCTATGATACCGACGATTTTAATTTTTGCTTTCTTCCAGCGCCACATAATGAAAGGCGTTGTATTCACATCGCTTCAGGAATAA